The following coding sequences are from one Leguminivora glycinivorella isolate SPB_JAAS2020 chromosome 7, LegGlyc_1.1, whole genome shotgun sequence window:
- the LOC125228002 gene encoding uncharacterized protein LOC125228002, whose protein sequence is MCRGARSQVTLSPVGHEGDSSVMEVSYNDGNSTVATPRDNGLDVSRVADSQGLAAELRLFREEMRRMCQEMRALRTSLDGLTARIDQCDRRVDSCEGRIEALCARVETLESRPQHSDAAPSASLAETVSQLRLELNDRDQELLLNDIEISSVPESSGESTMHIVTALSKKLGVELTEHDVVDAARVGRAPQLQEGTQGSAARPRPLVVRLARRAVRDRLLQAARVRRGATTEGTGIPGRVCTFYINERLTPHNRRLLYRARELKQQHSWRYVWTRDGKIYARQQAGTNSPRHRIRTELDLDRVFSLR, encoded by the coding sequence atGTGTCGTGGTGCGCGATCGCAAGTCACTCTAAGCCCCGTGGGGCATGAGGGGGACAGCTCCGTCATGGAGGTGTCCTACAACGACGGCAATTCGACTGTCGCCACGCCGCGTGACAACGGTCTAGATGTGTCCCGTGTTGCCGACTCGCAGGGGCTTGCCGCCGAGCTGCGGCTGTTTCGCGAGGAGATGCGCAGGATGTGCCAGGAGATGCGCGCTCTTCGTACGTCTTTGGATGGCCTGACAGCCAGGATCGACCAGTGCGACAGGCGGGTCGACAGCTGTGAGGGGCGCATCGAGGCGCTATGTGCCCGTGTCGAGACGTTGGAGAGCAGACCTCAACACAGTGATGCCGCTCCTAGCGCCTCTCTCGCGGAAACTGTGTCGCAGCTCAGGTTGGAGCTCAATGATCGCGATCAGGAGCTGTTACTAAATGACATCGAGATTAGTAGTGTGCCGGAGAGTAGCGGCGAAAGCACGATGCATATAGTAACAGCCCTGAGCAAGAAATTGGGAGTCGAACTCACCGAGCATGACGTCGTCGATGCTGCGCGTGTGGGGCGCGCGCCTCAGTTGCAGGAGGGTACCCAGGGATCGGCGGCGCGGCCTCGGCCGCTCGTGGTGCGCCTGGCGCGCCGAGCCGTCAGGGACCGCCTGCTCCAGGCGGCGCGCGTGCGCCGCGGGGCCACTACGGAAGGCACCGGCATTCCTGGCCGGGTCTGCACCTTCTACATCAACGAGCGGCTGACTCCACACAACCGGCGTCTCCTGTATAGGGCTCGGGAGCTGAAGCAGCAGCACTCCTGGCGGTACGTCTGGACCAGAGACGGCAAGATCTACGCGCGACAGCAGGCGGGCACGAACTCGCCCCGGCACCGTATTCGCACAGAATTAGACCTAGACCGTGTTTTTAGCTTACGATAG